In the Streptomyces sp. SJL17-4 genome, TCCCCTGGAGCGTCGCGTGGCTGGCAGGCGCCCTGATTCTCGTTCTTCTGCTCGTTCTCGTCCTGTTCGGCGCCGGCTTCGCGCTGAAGGCCTCTGGTGGATCGCCCTCGCGGTCCTGGTCCTGTGGCTGATCGGGTTCGTAGCCCGTCCGAAGGGCGGCAGCGGCCGCTGGTGCCGCTGGTAGCCCTACGGCGAACCCCTTCCCGGGTACGGCGAGGGCGGACCCCCGATGGGGGTCCGCCCTCGCCATGTCGTGCCCGGGATCCCGGTCGCCGGGCGCCTGTCGCGCGCCGGGGACGGCCCGGGTCCGGGTCAGTCCCCGATGAAGAGGAGGTAGCCCGAGCGACGGACCGCCTGATGGGCCTCCTCGATGACACGCCGCACGACGGGTGTCTTCTCCTCCTCGGGCAGCTCCTCCAGCTCGACGACGAGACGCTCCAGCTGGGGCGTGTTGAACATCGTCAGGTCGTACGGCGAGACGCCGTGCCGCAGGCTGTCACGGGGAGCCCGTGCGCACATCGCGAGGAACGAGCCCTCGACGTCGTCACCGAACTCCTCGACCACGTCCTGCACGCGGTTCAACTTCCGAATTCCCAGACCCATCTTCCTCTTCCCTCCGTCTCAGGCGTCCGTCGGACGGATCGGATACATCGTCACCAGGTCACCGTGCACGCTCACCACAATGGTGAGGCAGTGGGTCTCCACCTCTCCACTGTCCCGGGAGGACCTGCCGAACTTCTTCTTCGGATCGAGGCAGACGTTCCGCTCGCGGTAGGCGCTACCGCCGCTCGCCTGCTTCCACGCTCCCTGGTCCGTGATGGCGCCGAGGAAGACGTCCTTCAGGTCTCCGAGCGTCAGGTCGGAGTTGAACAGGCCCTTCTGTCTCGTGACCTTGCTTCCGCCTTCGAAGTGGAAGTCCCGCAGGTTCCGCAGCGCGAGCGTGTCGAGAGCCACCTCGTAACCTCCTTCGGGGAGATTCTGGCCGAGGGGGATGAACTCGCAGTCGTCCCAGCCGTCCCAGCCGTCCCACCCGTCGAAGCCGCCGCCGGAGGACGCGGCCGAGAGGAACCGCAGGCCCACCGCTCCGGCCTGTGCCTTCGGCGCGGACCTCTGCGGGGCGGACTTCGGTTTCGGCTTGGTCGGGCAGAGGACGGCCTTCGCCCGCTCGATGACCTTCTCGGCCTTCTCGACGACCTTCTTCGCCTTGGCGGACTTGTCGAGGAAGGTGTTGATGCCGGCGATGGCCTTCGCGATCCGGGGGATCTTGCTGGCGATCTTGAGGACCTTCATCGGACCCAGGTTCTGGACGATGGCCCAGAGGCAGGTCGGGATGTCCGGGTCATCGATGCAGGCCTTGATGTCCTCCAGGAAGAGTTCGACCAGGATCTCCCCGCCGTTCTCCAGCAGGTAGTCGATGAGGTCGTCCTCGGCGAGCGCGCGGGCCGCCGCGTACTCCTCGGGCGTGATGCCCGCCGCTTCGAGGGCCTTGCGCTCTGCGTCCTCCAGGCTGACGGGCTTGTCGTCGCCCTTCTCCTTCTCCTTGGCAGCCTCCTCGCGCTCCTTGCGGCGCAGTTCGCGCTGGTACTCCTCGGCGCGCTTGGCGGCCTCGTCGGCCTCGCGGGCGTGTTGGCCGGCGTTGGCCGCGGCCGTCTCCGCCGACTTGGCGTGCCGCTCGGCGGACTCGGCGAACTCGGCGGCGTCGGCGGCGTCCTTCTCGGCGCGGGTGGCGGCGGCCTGTGCGGTGCTCGCCTCCTTCTCTGCCAGGGTCGCGGCGCTGAGCGCGGCCGCCGCCTGGTTCTCCGCGTCGGTCGCGGCGGCCCGCGCGCGTTCCGCCTCGGCCTCGGCCCGGGTGGCGGCGTTGCGGGCGGCCACCGCGTCCGCGGCGGCGGCGTTCGCCGCCTGGCGGGCCTGCTGCGCGTCGGCCTGCGCCTGGGCGTCGGCCTGGTCGGCCCGCGCTCCGGCTGCCCTGGCCTTGGCTCCGTCCTCGGCCGCCTGGGCCGCCGAGACCGTCGCCGCCGCCGAGGACCGTGCCGCGTCCGCGGTCGACCGGGCCGCCGCCGCGGCGGCCTTGAACGCGGGAGCCACCTGGGCGTTCGCCCGCTTCGCGGCGGCCTCGGCGGCCTCCGCGGCCTTGACCGCCTCGATGGCCTTCGCCTCCGCCGCGTCGGCCTGCTCCTTGCCCATCTTCAGGGCCGCGTTGTCCACCGTCACCGCGAAGTCGGCACCGATGTCCGTACCCGCGAAGGGCGCGGCGAGAGTGATGGCGGTGTTCGCCGGGTCGGCGATGCCCGCCGCCGTGGTGCGGGCCGAGGCGGCGGCCGATACCGCGACCCCGGCCTGGATCTGGGCCATGGCCGCCTCGCGGACGGCCCCGTCGGCCTCCTCCCTCGTCCGGTTGGCGGCCTGGAGCGCCTGGTTGGCGTGGATGGCGGCGAGACCGGCCAGCCGGGAGGCCTCGTGCGCGGCGACGCCCGCCCGACCCTCCTGCGCGGTGGCCTCGGCCGCCTTGGTGTTCGCCCGCTGGGCGGAGGCGTGCGTGAGGGCCGCCTCGCGCTCGGCCTTGCCCGCGGCGGCGTCCGCCGCGAAGGCGGCGGCCTCCGCCTTGTTCGCGGCGGCGTTGGCACGCGAGGCGTGCGCGGTGGCCTCACTGGCGGCGGCCCGGGCGCGGGCGGCGGCGCCGGAGGCCTCGATGGCGGCGGACCGGGACCGCGTCGCCGCGTCCGTGGCCGCGTTGGCCGCGCCGCGCGAGGCCACGGCGGCCTTGCGGGACTCGTCGGCGTCCCGACGCGCCTGGTCGGCTGCCTGTCGCGCCAGCTGCGAGTCCGAGGTGCCGCTCGCCGCGGCGGCCAGGGCCTCGGTGGCCTTGGCACGGGCCTCGTCGGCGTCGTGCTGCCGCTCCGCCTCGAAGGCGGCGTTGCGCGCGTCGCGGGCCTTATTCTCCTCCGCCTTGGCGTTCCTGTCCGCCGTGGCGGCGGTGCCCTCCTGCGTGGCGGCCCGCGCGCGCATCTCGGCCGCGGTGGCCGCGGCCGCCTGCGCCTCGGCTCGCTTGGCCGACGCGGTGCGCGCCTCGGCCTCGGCCCGGGCGCGTGCCTGGGCGGCGACCTGCTGCTCCCGCTCGGCACGCTCGCGCGCGGCCGCCGCCAGCTTCTGCTCGCGCTCGGCGATCCGACGCTGCTCGTCGGCGATCCTGGCCTGGCGCTGCGCCTCGACCCGAGCGTCCCGGGTCCGCTGCGCGTGCTCCCAGGCCGTCTTCTCCGCCTTCTCGGCGTCGATGCGGGCCTGACGGCTCTTGGCCGCCGCGTCCGCCGCGATCTTCGCCTGCTTGGCGGCCGAGGCCGCGAGACCGGCCGCCGCCTTGGCGTGCTGCTCGGCGTTGGCGCGCCACGCCTTGGCCTGCTTCTCGTTCAGCTCGGCCTGGTGCTGGGAGTTCAGGCCCGCGGCGTCGGCCGCCGTGGCGTCGACCGCGTGCTGGGCGGTCTGCGCGGCCTGCCAGGCGGCGTCGGCCGCAGCCTGGATGCCGGTGGCGACGTCGGACCACTGGGTGCCGTACGTCAGCCCGGTCTCCACCAGGATCTCGGCCTGCACCCTCGCCTGCCCCGCCGCGACCTGGGCCTGCTTGGCGGCGGTGTCGGCGAAGCCCACCTGGCGGGCTACGTCCTTCTTCACCTCCGAGTAGTCGGACAGGCGCTTGCCCGCCCGGTCCGCCGCGAGCATCCGGTCGGCGGTGCGCGAGGCGGCGGCCGCCAGGCTCATGGCGTTGGAGGAGTTCTTCAGGGCCCGGACGGCGTCCCCGTGGACGGCGATCAGCTTCGTACGGGCCTCGGCGGCCCGCGCGGAGTTCTCGGCCAGCTTGCGCAGTCGCTCCGCCGCCTCCAGGGCCTCCTTCTGCGCCTTCTCGTGCGCGGCCCGGTCGTCGGCGTCCCGCTGCGCCGCGACCAGGTAGCCCTTCTCCAGGAACTCGGCGATCACCTTGGCGTCACCGGTGGCCAGAGCCACCTGGGCGGCCCGCTTGACCTCGGGGCCGCCCATCGCGGCGAGCATCTCCACGCGCTTGCGGTTCTCGGCCGCGCGCTGCTGCTCGTTCTGCTCGGTGGCCTTGTCCCGCTGCCGGGCGATCTCGGCGCCGAAGGCCAGGAAGTCCGCGCGGTCCTGGGCGGTGCCGGCGAGGACCCGCTCGGCCTCGGCGTTGAAGTACGGGCCGCCCGTGCCCCGCATCGCCTCGATCTTCTGCCGGTTCCCGACGTCCGTCGCGTTCCGCTTGTCGCGGGCGCGCTGGCGGGCCTCGGCCTCACCCCGCTCCAGGAAGTCCCGGATCGCGTGCGGATCGGTGCTCTCCAGAGCCTTGCGCGCGGCCTCGCGGACTTCCTCCTCCTCATCGAACTCCGCGTAGTCCTCGACCAGTTGACGGTCGTGCTGGTCACTGAGCCGGTCCAGCTCGGTGCGGGCGTCCGGCGCCGGCGCGGCGCGCAGGGCGGCCAGGACCGCGTTCCCCCGCTGTACGAGTTCCAGGGCACGGGCGTCCAGAGCCGCGCCGGCCGGCGGCCCGGCGGCTGTCGCGGACGCCTGCCCGGTCAGACCGACGAGCAGCACCGTGGCCAGCGCCCCCGACACCGCCCTCGCCGCTACGGCCCGGACCCGACCGGTCCGTCTCCCGGCCCCTGGCCGGAATATCTCTCCCATGAGGAAAATCCCCCCGAAATATATGAAATCCACTGTATGAACACAGAGAAACGGGTGCTTCGCCCTCGACGTCCGTACAAGGAGGGCGGAGCACCCGGCGGTACGGCGCGGGCCTCCGGCCGGAAGCGGCCGACCGCCCCCGCGCGCACCCGTGGAGAGGTGGTCAGCCCCTCACACGCGTCTCGCCGTCCCGGGCCTGCCGGAGGATCTCCTGCCAGAACGCCGCGACCCCGCCGGCGGCCTGCTCCTCCTGCGACCAGGACTGCCGGTTCGCCCCGGCGGCGCCCGCGATGCTCTTCCACATCTCCTCGGCGGCGCCCTGGGCGAGTTCCTGAACGCCCCGCCAGGTCTCCGCCTGGCGCGCCGCGTGCTCCCGTTCCGCCTGCCACGCGGTGCCGGCGTCACCGGCGTGCCGGGCCACGGCCTGCCAGGCTCGCTCGGCCTCGGCACGGGCGGCGGCGACGTCGGCCGCCGTGCGCAGCGCGTCCTCCGCCTCGGCCGCCGCCTCGAGCAGCAGCGTCAGCGTCCGGTGGCGCAGCGCCTCGGACTCCGAGGTGCGCAGCTGGTACCCCTCCAGGTCGACGGCGGCGCCGGTCATCCAGCCGTACGCGTAGAACTCGCGGACGTCCTCGTCGGTCGTGCCGGGCCGCAGGGCCCACTGCGCCGACACCCGGACCTGCTCGCCGGGATCGCGCACGACGAGCGTCCGGACGAACTCCCGGTCCCGCTCCAGCACCGCCCGCTGCTCCTCGGCCACCGCCTCGCGCACCGCCCGGTCGCTCAGCTGGGCCTGGGCATAGCCGGTCTTGACGAAGGCGGCCCGTTCGGCGTCGGTGCCCTTGAGGGCACGCTCCGCCGCCGCCCGCGTCTGCGGAGCGAACGAGGCCGGGTGGGTCCGGACGACCCGCTCGCAGAACAGGCGGTTGCGGGTACGGGTGTCCCGCAGCCGCTGCCGGGCGGCGTCGTAGCCGCCGCCGGGCGCCAGCCAGGCGGTGATGGCGGCGTCTCCGGAGGTGTGGCGCAGCGCGTTCCACGCGGAGGTGCGCAGCTCCGCCGGGAGGCTCGACAGGGCGACCCGCCGGACCTGTTCCCGCGCCCCGGCCGCGGCGGCGGCCAGCGCCGCCCGTACCTCCTCGGAGGGCTGCGGGGTGTCCGGGGACGCCTGCGCGAGGACGTGGCCGGCCGGGAGGGCCCGGGCGTCGACGGCGGTGCCCGCCACGGTTCCCGCCACCGCCGCCACCAGGGTGGAGACGGTCAGGACCGTACGGAACGTCCTTCGCGGGGAAGGACGGTGGCCGGCCCCCATCACGGCGCCAGCGGAGGGACGACCTGCCACGCGGGGTGGGCCCTCAGGTCGATGTCGTCGCCCCAGCGCGCCGTCAGGGACAGCTCCTTGCGCTGGTTGACCGCCGCCTGGTTCCTGCGGAGCTCCGCCTCCTTGCGGTCCTTCTCGGCGAGTTCTCTGAGCTCCCTGGCGACGTCCCTGTTGTGGGCCTCGCGCGCGCCGTTGGCGATGAACTCCTGCCGGGCGTCCGCGGTGCCGGTCAGCGCGGCCGTGGCGGAGGCGCGCACCTCCGGCCCTGAGGCCGGGTGGCGCAGGACCGCGCGGGCGAAGTTCTCGTCGTTGAGCTCCAGCATCTCCGGGGCGCCCGTGATGCCGATGACCGTCATGACCTGCTGCCGCGCGGCCCGGGCGAGGCGCGCGGCCTCGGCCTTCTCGCGCTCGCGCGCCTGGTCCTGTCGGTACGCCTCGTGGACGCCGGTGACAATGTACGCGACGTGGTCCTCGGCCAGCGTGCTCGCCATGGCCTTCTCGGCCGCCGTGCGCACCGCGTCGTACGCCTCGCCGCCCTCCCTGGCCTTCTGCCACAGGGCGTGGACGAAGTCGTGGTCGCTCAGCAGCAGGACGTCCGCCGCGGGGTCGAGCCTGACCACGGCGGCGGCGTCGACGCGCTGGGTCTCGGTGGTGCCGATGCCGACCGCGCGCGCCGCCTGGTGCGGCGGCGCCGGAGCCGCGAACGCGGCGGGCGCGGCGCCCGCCGCGAGGACGGCGGCGACAGCGGTGGTACCGACCACCGCGCGGGTGACGGTACGACGGACTCCTGGTCCGGGTGTGCCTCGGTGCATGGTGTGGTGAATCCCCCTGGGAACAAGAAATGGGCCCGGCCCTCAGCCGTGATAGAGGTCGCGCGGGCAGGGGGGACCGCCGGGAGACCACCGCCCCGCGACGACCGCGGAACGGCACACTTCCCCCACGGGCCGTTTCCCCCCGGAACCCGCTGTTGTGCTGGTCCACGCCACGGGATGCGCCCGGTGACACCCCGTCACGACCGAACGCCTGGTCAAGCATTGGTCAAACCAGCTCCAGAACCCTACCAACGGCACTTTCGGAATGATCAACGAATAAGGGTCGGCAGTGGCCCGAAATAGCCGGTGGACAAGCAGACCGGACACCCGTCCACCCGTCCGCCGACCCACCTCCGGCCCGCGTGCGGCAGGCCCGTACACCCGTTCCCCCATGGGGCACGGGCACGGCCGGAGCGATCTCCGCCCCGCACCCGCGACCTCCCCGTACCAGCGGAGCGGAAGACGGAGCACCCTCCTCCCACCAGCCCGTTCGACCTGAATTCATCGATCGCGGCCGACCGGGGAAGCCCCGGAACACGGCCGCCCACCCCGCCGGAACATCCGCGCCGACGGCGTCCGCAGGCCACGGCGAAGGGCGGCCGATGGGCTTGACCGGGCCACCCCGGCACCGTGGGTTCGGCGCACCGATCCGCGAGCCACTGAAAGGAGACGACGCCGGATGACCCTCTTCTCCGAGCTGTCCCACTCCTCCCACCGGACCGCGTGGACTCCGGGTCTCATAGCGCACGGCTGCTGAACACCCCTCTTCCGGCGTGCCCGCTCACGGGTGGCCGCGAGCACGTACAAGCTGCCGAGCTTCTCCGAGATGCCGGAGGAGTTCCACGTCCGGCTCCTGGAGGACGCCACCGAGGAGGGAGCGGTCTACGGCTCCAAGGCCGTGGGCGAGCCACCACTCATGCTCGCGTTCTCGGTGCGCGAAGCGCTGCGGCAGGCCGCGGCGGCGTTCGGGCCCGCCGGAGTCAGCGTCGAACTCGCCTCGCCCGCCACACCGGAAGCGGTGTACCGGGCGATCTAAACCGCCCGGGGCGCCGGTGGGCGGGACGGGCACCACACCCGCGACGGCGCCACCGTCCCCGTCGACGCCAGCTCACCCGTCCATGCCTGACACGACCACCTGGGTCACCGCCGTCGCGCGGTTGCGGGCCCGCCGGGAGCCCGGCGTGCTCGCGACCGTGCGGGGCCACGCGCCCCGCCGGGCCGGAGCCAAACTCGTGGTCGGACGGACGGAGACCCGGGGATCGATCGGCGGCGGCAACATAGAAGCCGTCGCGATCGACCGGGTCCGCGAACTCATCGCCGCCGCCGCGCCGGAGCCCGAGCTGATGGAGTTCGCCCTCAACGACAAGGTCACCTCCCGGCACGGCGTGCAGTGCTGCGGCGGAACCGTCACCGTGCTGCTCGAACCGCTCCCGGTCGTCCAGGCGGTGGCGGTCTTCGGCGTCGGACACGTCGGCCTGGAACTGGCGCGCATCCTGGCCCGCCACGACATCGACCTGCACCTGACCGACTCCCGCCCCGACATGCTCACCGACGAACGGCTCGGCGTGCTCGTGGACGCGGTGGCACAGATCCACGTCCACCACACCCCGCTGCTCCCCGAGGAGGTGCTCGCGGAGCTGCCGGCCGGCACCCACGTCCTGATCATGACCCATGACCGTGCCGAGGACGCCGCCCTGTGCGACGCCGCCCTGCGCGCCTCCGGCCTCGGCTCGATCGGACTGATCGGCTCGGCCGCCAAAATGGACGCGGTTCCGGCGGCGCCCGGCCACCGAGGGCGGTCACGACGCCGCCACCATCGGCCGGATCAAGAGCCCCATCGGCATCGCCGAGATCACTGGCAAGGAACCGGCCACGATCGCCATGAGCGTCGCCGCCGACCTGATGCGGAGCTTCACCTCGACATGACGGCCCTCCCGGGCTGCCCGGCAAGGGGGAGCCCGGGACCGCCGCTCGGAATCGGTCGAACTCACCCCTCCCGCCGCCCCCACGACCCACGACGACACGGCACCGACGAGCCGCCCGGAGGCGCCGGACGGCGACCGGGAACGCGGACAACTCCCGCCGCCCGAAAGGAATCCGGACCACACGGAGCGTACGCGGCAGACGCATCCCGGCCACCGGCGCACCCCAGGGGAGTGGCGAAAAATAGCCCTTTGCTTCCTTCGGCACCCGCCGGTTACGGTTCCGATGATCATTTGACGGGGGCAGGCGCCGGAGGGGATCGGCGAGGTGTTGACCGCACTTCGCCGGGCCGGACCGGCCCCCGGGCACGTTCGCATTCCGGGGGAACCATGAACCGTGATTCGGTGCGCGCGAAGCGCACGACGATCCAATCCGTCGCCTTCCCGTCCCACTGGCGGGAGACCGGCACCTCCGTACCCGCGAGCCTCCGCACCCGCTGAGAGCCCGGCTCCGGCCACATCCCCGGGACGCACGCGCCGAGCACGTCCGTAGGCGCACCTGAGCCTGCCCGCGCCCCCGCCCGTCCGTACCGGTGACCCCACGCGGCGCCTCCTCCACCGACGAGCCCCGACGAGTCCCGGCGGTCCCGGTGCGCCCCGTTGCGTCTGCGTCGCACATCCCCGCACGAAGAGACATAAAGAGAACGGATCCCATGAAGTCCCAGACACTCCGCTCCGCCCTGGCGGTCGCCGCCACCGCGACCGCCCTCCTCGCGGCCACCGGCACCGCCCACGCGGCCCCCACCACGCCCTCACCCGCTCCCGCCGCGGCCGGCGGCGCCATGGACGCCCAGCTCCAGGTGAAGTACGGCAGCAAGTGCCTCACGATCGCCGGCGGAAGCCTGCGCAACGGAGCCCACGCCATCGAAGGCACCTGCGACACCACCGCACTCCACCAGGTCTTCACCGTGCGCCCGGGCGAGACGACGGGCTGGGAGATCGTCGCCGCCCACAGCGGCCGGTGCCTCACCCACCGGGCCTCGTCGACGGCCGCCGTCGTGCAGGACTGGTGCAACGGCTCCCCCGCCCAGCGCTGGACGATGCAGTTCCTGGAAGGCGCCGAGCTGAACCTCTTCCAGCTGCGCCCCGTCGACGCCCCCGGCGAGTGCCTGTCCATGGGAGGAACCCCGGCGGGGGAGGAGCCGACGGCCTACGTCGTGGACTGCTTCACCAACCTGCCCAGCCAGGAATGGCGCCTCGCCTTCGTCAACTGACGCCTCCCGACGGCTCAGCTCCCTCACCTCTCGCACCCATCGTGTCGCCGGACCACGGCGACGGAGGAGTACCGACATCAGCATGAACACCCCTCACCTCACGCCCGCGTGGATGCGGCGCACCGTCTCCCGAGGCCTGGTCACCGCCACCGCGCTGGCAGCGGTCACCGGCACGGTCGTGCCCGGCACGGCCCACGCCGACGGCCCCGCCGCGGCGCGGGACGTCACGGCCCGCGCCGCCGGCATCGGCACGACCGAGACCCAGCGCGTGGAGGCCGCGGCCGTGGTCCGACTCGACCCGACGGCGGACGTGCTCCTGCTCAGCGACTACGACTTCGTGCACGCGCTGTGGCAGAAGGCCCGCGACGCGGGCGAGAAGCTCGACGCGGTACGGACGGCCGCGGAGCAGGCCATGTCCGGCACGGCGGCCGAGGACCACGTGCGGTTCATCGTCACCGGCGTCCACGAGGCGTACCGCCTCGACCAGCAGCGCGAGCGCGAGAAGGCCGAGGCCGAGCGCGTCGCCCGGCTCGCCAGGTCGCAGGTACTGCTGGCCATCGGCATCCCCAGCAACCCCGACCTGCTCGCCCTGACGGACGACAACTTCGTCCGCGCCGTCGCCAGGCACCCCGCGTCCGGCCCCGAGGTCCGCGCCGCGGCGCTGAAGGCCCTGGTCGGCGAGGCGGCGGACTGGCGCGAGTTCATCGTCAACGGCGCCCGCGAGGCCCACAAGCGCGACGTGGCCAAGGAACTGGAAGAGCTGGAGGAGCAGAACCGCAAGGAGGCCGAGCGCCGCAAGGAACTCGCCGCCCGCACCAACACCGCGGCCCTCTTCCGCCTCACGCCCTCCCCGGCCATGCTCACGCTGAGCGACGACAATTTCATCCGCGAACTCCTGCGCCTGGCCCCGGCCGACCTCAAGGGCTCCGAACTCCTCGCGGCCGCGCAGCGGGCCGTCCTGAGTGCCGACGCCGCGGACTGGAAGGCCTTCCTCCATACCGGCGCCGAAGCCGCGTACAAGCAGGACGACGAGAACCGCCGCAAGAAGCTCGCCGAGGCCAACCGCACGCTCGCCCGCCAGGTCCAGGCCGCCGCCGAGAACAGCGGCGTCAACCCCCACCTGGTCGCCGCCGCGAAGAAGGTGCTCGCCGGCACCGACGACGCCGCCGTGGCCGATTTCCTCAAGGAGGACACCCAGTACCGGCTCAAGCGCCAGTCCCTCCAGGCGGGCGACAAGAAGCTGACCGGCTGGTTCGCCCGCCGGTCGAGCCCGGACGGCGCAGACGGGTTCCTCGGACCCCTCAACGCCCAGAGCAAGCAGTCCGACCGCGAGGACGCGACCTGGGTCGTCGTCCCCTCCCTCGCCGGCATGCCCGGCTGCTACTCCTTCGAGTCGGTCGGCAAGCCGGGCCACTACCTGAAGGCTGACAAGCCGTCGCTGCGCGTACGGATCGCCGCCGACGACCGCAGCGCGGCCTTCCGGCAGAGCGCCACGTGGTGCGCGACCAAGGGCCAGAACGGCTCCGGCACCTCCTTCAAGTGGGGCGTCGGCCCCGAGGAGCGCTCGCTGCGCCACATGTCCGGCGAGCTCTACGTCGCGCAGCACTACACCACCGACGACGCCCGCCAGGCCTCCAGCTGGCAGATCACCACCCCCCTGGCCCCCTGAGCCCCACCCCTACCGCCGGCTCCGCACCCACCGCCGCGGAGCCGGCGCCACGCCAGCCCGGCCACCGCCCACGGGCGCCGCGGCGGGCCACCGACGTGGTGTGACATCCCCGAACCGAGGGCACAAGAGCGGCACCGGAATCCGAAGGACCGACCAGGCACGGTGCCGATGAGACCTCAACGGGGTCAAGCCCAGCGGCGCAACCTCCGGCCGATCCTCCTGCTCGCCTGCTGGCGGTCTGCTACGCCGTGGCCGCCCTGGGGGCACTCTCCGCAGGGGACGCCGGCGACACGTACGAAACACTGGACCTCCCGGCCTGGGCCCCTCCTGGCTGGCTCATTCAGTTGCGGATCGGAGGCAGGGCGGCGGTTGCGCGGGGGCATCAAGCCTCCCGGGCGCGGCGGAAGCGCTCTTCTGGAGGGCGGCGCGGCCGGCGTCGCGCAGGGCGATGTCGACGTTCAAGCCAGGACGAGATCACCCGCCGCGAGACCGTCGCCTTCCAACGGCGCCTGCAACGGGCGAAGTTCGAGCAGCAGGTCACCCTGGAGGAGTTCGACTTCACCGCCTCCTCGAAACTCCCCGCCGCACAGATCCGTGACCTGGGAGCCCTGCGCTGGCTCCACGCCGGCGAGTCGGTCATCCTCTTCGGCCCCGTCGGCGTCGGCAAGACTCACATCGCCCAGGCCCTCGGCCACCTCGCCGTCCGCCAGGGCGCCCACGTCCGCTTCGCCAAGACCAGCCGCATCCTCACCGACCTCGCCGGCGGCCACGCGGACCGCACCTGGGACAAACGGATCCGCGAACTCATCCGGCCCGACGTCCTCATCCTCGACGACTTCGCCATGCGCCAGCTGTCCGCGGCCCAGGCGGACGACCTCTACGAGCTCGTCTCCGAACGGCAGGGCCGGTCTCTGATCATCACCAGCAACCGGGCGCCCAGCGACTGGTATCCCCTCTTCCCCAACCCCGTCGTCGCCGAGTCGCTCCTGGACCGGCTCATCAACACCAGCCATCAGGTG is a window encoding:
- the istB gene encoding IS21-like element helper ATPase IstB, coding for MRIGGRAAVARGHQASRARRKRSSGGRRGRRRAGRCRRSSQDEITRRETVAFQRRLQRAKFEQQVTLEEFDFTASSKLPAAQIRDLGALRWLHAGESVILFGPVGVGKTHIAQALGHLAVRQGAHVRFAKTSRILTDLAGGHADRTWDKRIRELIRPDVLILDDFAMRQLSAAQADDLYELVSERQGRSLIITSNRAPSDWYPLFPNPVVAESLLDRLINTSHQVIMNGPSYRPNKRPRNTADKVH
- a CDS encoding AbfB domain-containing protein produces the protein MNTPHLTPAWMRRTVSRGLVTATALAAVTGTVVPGTAHADGPAAARDVTARAAGIGTTETQRVEAAAVVRLDPTADVLLLSDYDFVHALWQKARDAGEKLDAVRTAAEQAMSGTAAEDHVRFIVTGVHEAYRLDQQREREKAEAERVARLARSQVLLAIGIPSNPDLLALTDDNFVRAVARHPASGPEVRAAALKALVGEAADWREFIVNGAREAHKRDVAKELEELEEQNRKEAERRKELAARTNTAALFRLTPSPAMLTLSDDNFIRELLRLAPADLKGSELLAAAQRAVLSADAADWKAFLHTGAEAAYKQDDENRRKKLAEANRTLARQVQAAAENSGVNPHLVAAAKKVLAGTDDAAVADFLKEDTQYRLKRQSLQAGDKKLTGWFARRSSPDGADGFLGPLNAQSKQSDREDATWVVVPSLAGMPGCYSFESVGKPGHYLKADKPSLRVRIAADDRSAAFRQSATWCATKGQNGSGTSFKWGVGPEERSLRHMSGELYVAQHYTTDDARQASSWQITTPLAP
- a CDS encoding RICIN domain-containing protein, with protein sequence MKSQTLRSALAVAATATALLAATGTAHAAPTTPSPAPAAAGGAMDAQLQVKYGSKCLTIAGGSLRNGAHAIEGTCDTTALHQVFTVRPGETTGWEIVAAHSGRCLTHRASSTAAVVQDWCNGSPAQRWTMQFLEGAELNLFQLRPVDAPGECLSMGGTPAGEEPTAYVVDCFTNLPSQEWRLAFVN
- a CDS encoding ALF repeat-containing protein, whose translation is MVGTTAVAAVLAAGAAPAAFAAPAPPHQAARAVGIGTTETQRVDAAAVVRLDPAADVLLLSDHDFVHALWQKAREGGEAYDAVRTAAEKAMASTLAEDHVAYIVTGVHEAYRQDQAREREKAEAARLARAARQQVMTVIGITGAPEMLELNDENFARAVLRHPASGPEVRASATAALTGTADARQEFIANGAREAHNRDVARELRELAEKDRKEAELRRNQAAVNQRKELSLTARWGDDIDLRAHPAWQVVPPLAP